Sequence from the Clostridium botulinum genome:
ATAGAACCTAAACTGCCATGAACTATATCATTATTCAAAAGGGTTAAAATTATCCCACAAATCAATCCCATTATTAAATCTGAGTATTTTTGCATACATATATCTCCCTTTTTAATTTCATAATATCATAAATTTTACATATTTACAATTAAATATATAATAAAATAAAAATAGATTTTTAATTTTAATTTCAAGGAGAATAAAATATAATGAAAGAATTTACTTATGATAAGAAAAAATTTGAATTAGAAAATATATTATATGATTATACAGCTATGTTTAATTCTAAGGAATTTTTACCATTAGCTTATGCAGATTTAAAAAAGAGCTATTCATTGAAGAGATTTTTAAATAATCATCCAATGATAGCCCTTTTGTTTATATAAAATTTTAAAATTTAAATTATATAATTGAAAACACAAATGAAGTGACATAATGTTCCGAGCATTATGAATATATGAAATATCTCATGAGATCCAAATATACCTATCTTTATTTTATCTTTCTTTAAGGCATATATTATCCCTCCAATTGTATACATCAATCCACCTAAAACAAGTAGGCTTACACCTATTGGTGAAAGTGCTATTGATAATGGATAAATAGCAAAAATAGCAAACCAACCAATAGTAATATATATAACGCTACTTAACCATTTAGGACATGTAACCCAACAAATTTTAAATATTATCCCAACTAAAGCAGATGTAGCAACTGCTATAAAAAGTTTATTACCAATAGAATTTTGTAATGCAATTAAGCAAAATGGTGCATAAGATCCTGCTATAAGCACAAAAATCATAGAGTGATCTACTTTTTTTAGATGTTTAATTATTTTCGAATCTGCAATAACAGAATGGTAAGTTGCCGAAGCACTATATAATAAAATCATACTAATTCCAAAGAGGATGATAGAGACATATTCTATCAATGATCCTTGTGATATGTTTACTTTAACTATCATTAAAACTAATCCAACTAGTGATAAAATTGCACCAATAAGGTGTGTTAATCCATTTACGGGTTCTCTTAAATATTTGTTCATAAATACCTCCATATACACAATATATAGTTTTGATAACTATATGATAATATATTAATATTATTATATATAGTTATATAAAAGTCAAAGACCATAAAAACTTATTTTAAGCTCTTTAAATCATATTTTTAGCTATTTTCTTGAATTTTATAAGTAATACTATTAATATTAAATATAGATAAGATAATATGTAGTTTATAAAACTAGATTAGGAAGTGTAATAATGACAAAAGATATATTAAATATAATGGAAAACCTAAACTTAGATAAAAAAATAAATTTAGAGGATATACCTGAACTAGATTTATATATGGATCAGGTTATTCAATTGTTTGAAAATAAATTATCAGTCCTTAAAAGAAAGGAAGAAGATAAAGTATTAACTAAAACTATGATTAATAATTATGCTAAGGCTAAATTATTAATGAGTATAAAGAATAAAAAATATTCTAAAGAACATTTAATATTAATGAGCTTAATATATGATTTAAAGGGTGCATTGTCAATAAACGATATAAAGCTTACATTAGATAATATAGTTAAAAAGTATGAAAACAATGAAGAATATGATTTGAGATCTCTTTATAAAACATATTTAGATATGAACTCTCAAGATGTTAATGAATTTAAGGAATATATGAACGATAAAGAAGAAAATGTAAAGAATCTTTTAAGTGAAAATAATATAAATGGTGATTTTGAAGAAAAATTTTTACTTGTTGGATCAATGATATCTATGAGTAATATGTATAGAAGAATGGGCGAAGCTTTAATTGATGAGTATTTTATGGGAGATGAAAAATAAATGAAAAATTTTAATGATTTGCGCAGAGATTTAATAAATATAGATGGAAAAGGATATAGATCATATAAGCAACTTGAAGGTAGTTATGAGTTTAATGATTATATATTAGCAATAGATCATGTACAAGGAGATCCATTTGCAACTCCTTCTAGAGTAAGAATAATAATGGATAAAAAAGTTTCAAATATTCCAGAAGAATTAATAAATAATAATAATAAAAGAATTGCCGTTCAAGATTATTTAACTAGAACATTTTATAAAAATATATATTCATATAGTAGTAAGATTTTTGGGTCAGGAAAAAGTGGATTAATTTCTATAAGTAAATGCACACAAGAAATTTTAGACAGAACATCTATTGTAATTAGTGATAAAAAAATAGAAGCTAGAATAGAAGTTGGATTTCCAGCAAGGGGTAGAAGTGTTCTTGCTAAGGAATTAGAAAAGATTTTATTTGATTTCCTACCTAAAATTGTAGATTCATCATTAATTTATAAAAATATAGATAAAAACAAATTTATAAATCAAGTAAAATTAGTTGAAGATCAACAGTTTATAAGAAATGAATTAAAAAATAATGATTTAATTGGATTTATTGCAAATGGATCTATATTACCTAGAGAATCAGGAGTATCAACTAAACCTTTAAAAGATGGAATACCATTTAAATCGCCTGAAAATTTAGAGGTTAAATTCAATTTACCTAATAAGGGTGAAATTGTAGGAATGGGAATTAAAAAAGGTATAACAATTATAGTTGGTGGAGGTTATCACGGAAAATCCACACTATTAAATGCATTGGAATTAGGTATTTATAATCATATTGAAGGTGACGGAAGAGAATTTGTAATAACAGATAATACAGCATTAAAAGTTAGAGCTGAAGATGGAAGGGTTATAAAGAAAGACGATATATCATTATTTATAAATAATTTACCTAATAAAAAAGATACAACTAAATTTTATAGTGAAAATGCGAGTGGAAGTACATCTCAAGCTGCAAATATAATAGAAGGTATAGAGAGTGGAACTAAGGTATTTTTAATAGATGAAGATACATCAGCTACTAATTTTATGATTAGAGATGATGTAATGCAGATGTTAGTTTCTAAAGATAAAGAACCTATAACACCTTTTATTGAAGTTGCTAGAGATTTGTATAATCAAAAAGAGATATCAACAATTATAGTAGTAGGAAGCTCTGGAGATTATTTTGATATTGCAGATAATGTAATACAAATGGATTGTTACAACATAAAAAATGTAACAGAACAAGCTAAGAGTTTAAGCAATGGAAAGATACTTTCTAAAATCAAAGAAAGAAATCTTAATATACAAATAAATTTAAATAGGGTTATTAAAAAAGGAAGTATTGAAAAAGGATATAAAGGCGTAAAAATAAAGACTCTAGGAATAGATGGATTAGTAATTAATAAAGAAAATATAGATTTAAGAGCAGTTGAACAAATAGTGGATAGTGAGCAAATTAACACTATTGGAGAGATTATGAAATGGGCAGAGGACAATGTTATAGACGGAAAGAAAACATTAATAGAAGTAACAGATGAAATAATGAATTATATAGAAAAGAATGGAATTATATCAATTAGCAATATAAAAGGTGGTCATGGCAGACTGTCAATGCCAAGAAGACAAGAAATAATGGCCACATTCAATAGATTTCGTAGTTTGAAAATATAAAGCATGTTGATATTTGCATACGTAAAGTGGACTGAGTAATTGAACTTAGGAATACTAAAAGGAAACTCGACTTCGCTGAGTAAGTTCGAAAAGCTAAATATAAAATTTAGATTCTCACTTAACAATTCTCAAAGTCCAATTACAATGCCACTTTACCTATTGCAGATATCAACATATATTTTTATATATTCTAAGATAATTGGTCTTAAAAATGAAATCTAAGATTGGTTTAAGAAGAATTTAATGGGGGAAAATATGAGAGGTTTTAAAAATGGAATATTAATATTATTGATATTTACAACTTCAATTTTGGTAGTTGGATGTAGCGAACAAAAAGTTAATCTTGGTTAAGATTATTTTTATATATAAAATACCATATCATAAGCACTATATTTGAATTGTAATTTAAAAAATAAAATTTATGATATACTTATTTAGAAAACATAGTTTGTGGGGGGATTTTAAATGAATATCATAGATTTAGAAAAAATTGAAGAGATGAAAAAACAATTTCATATTAAAAGAAATATAACTAGTACTAACGAGATAATGATGAATGAAATTGAGAAAGTTTTAGTCGCTACTAAAGATAATATTATAAATGCGGAGATAGAGAAAGCTATTAATTGGAGTTATTATAAAAATACATGGTTAAAAAATGAATCAAAAAGCTTAAAAAATAAATTTTATAATTATGAAAGAGGCGACATAATTATTTCATTAGATTTAGGAACACTAAATATAGGTACAGAGATTAGATATCCTCATCCATGTGTAGTATTATATGACAATAATGAAGACTGGATTATTGTAACACCAATTACAGCAGCACAAATAGATAAATCAGTTGGAAAGCCAATAATACATGAGTTTGAAGTATATATTGATGAACAAAAAAAGAAACCTAGAAATGAACGTGAATTTCATTTTAAAAAGAAATCTGTTATTCAAGTAGATCAAATATACAGAGTAAGTAAAAATAGAGCTGTAAATAAAAAAAGAATGAAATTAAGAGAAGACTTATTAAATCAAATAGATAATGTTATATTGCAAAAATATATCCCTAAAAAACATAAGTTATTTGAAAAAATGAAAGAATTAAATTTAGATATATCTAATAAACTAAATAATGAAATTAAGAATAATGAATTATTAATAAAACAAATTAATGAGAATGAGAAAGAGATAACCTCATTAAAGAATAAGATAGAAGAATTAAAAAAAAGTAATTTAAAAAAGATAATGGAATAAGTTGACGTCAATAATAATATATATTATTATATAAGTATAAGAGAGGCTATTTAATGAATACGCCAATGTAGAAGAGAGGTCATGTTTATACATGCACCAGTTTTAAGCAGACTATATACTCACAAGGTATATGGTCTTTAATTTTATAGTATAGAAATCGAAATTTAGGAAAATATATTAATATAATAACAATAAATAATATAACTACATATATTATTTATAAGAGAGGTCATGTTTATACATGCACCAGAATTAATAGCAAGCTATATACTCACAAGGTATATAGCTTTTAAATTTATATTTAATATACTAGAGACTTATACTAAATTATTAATAATAATATAAAAAATAGCAATAGAATGATTTATGAACAACATTCTATTGCTTAATTTTTTATTAACACATTTTTAAAACAATAAGTTTGCTATTAATACTATTATAGGCAATGTTATGATAGTTCTTTCTAGGAAGATTATAACTAATTCTTTAAAAGAAACTGGTATTTTTGAACCTAGAAGTAATCCACCTACTTCAGACATATATATTAATTGCGTTACTGATGTACATGCTATTATAAATCTAGTCATTTCATTTTGAATGCTTGTAGCTAATACAGATGGTATGAACATATCTGCAAAACCAACAACTAATGTTTTAGAAGCTG
This genomic interval carries:
- a CDS encoding type II toxin-antitoxin system PemK/MazF family toxin: MNIIDLEKIEEMKKQFHIKRNITSTNEIMMNEIEKVLVATKDNIINAEIEKAINWSYYKNTWLKNESKSLKNKFYNYERGDIIISLDLGTLNIGTEIRYPHPCVVLYDNNEDWIIVTPITAAQIDKSVGKPIIHEFEVYIDEQKKKPRNEREFHFKKKSVIQVDQIYRVSKNRAVNKKRMKLREDLLNQIDNVILQKYIPKKHKLFEKMKELNLDISNKLNNEIKNNELLIKQINENEKEITSLKNKIEELKKSNLKKIME
- a CDS encoding ABC-ATPase domain-containing protein, which translates into the protein MKNFNDLRRDLINIDGKGYRSYKQLEGSYEFNDYILAIDHVQGDPFATPSRVRIIMDKKVSNIPEELINNNNKRIAVQDYLTRTFYKNIYSYSSKIFGSGKSGLISISKCTQEILDRTSIVISDKKIEARIEVGFPARGRSVLAKELEKILFDFLPKIVDSSLIYKNIDKNKFINQVKLVEDQQFIRNELKNNDLIGFIANGSILPRESGVSTKPLKDGIPFKSPENLEVKFNLPNKGEIVGMGIKKGITIIVGGGYHGKSTLLNALELGIYNHIEGDGREFVITDNTALKVRAEDGRVIKKDDISLFINNLPNKKDTTKFYSENASGSTSQAANIIEGIESGTKVFLIDEDTSATNFMIRDDVMQMLVSKDKEPITPFIEVARDLYNQKEISTIIVVGSSGDYFDIADNVIQMDCYNIKNVTEQAKSLSNGKILSKIKERNLNIQINLNRVIKKGSIEKGYKGVKIKTLGIDGLVINKENIDLRAVEQIVDSEQINTIGEIMKWAEDNVIDGKKTLIEVTDEIMNYIEKNGIISISNIKGGHGRLSMPRRQEIMATFNRFRSLKI
- the trhA gene encoding PAQR family membrane homeostasis protein TrhA, encoding MNKYLREPVNGLTHLIGAILSLVGLVLMIVKVNISQGSLIEYVSIILFGISMILLYSASATYHSVIADSKIIKHLKKVDHSMIFVLIAGSYAPFCLIALQNSIGNKLFIAVATSALVGIIFKICWVTCPKWLSSVIYITIGWFAIFAIYPLSIALSPIGVSLLVLGGLMYTIGGIIYALKKDKIKIGIFGSHEIFHIFIMLGTLCHFICVFNYII
- a CDS encoding DUF1836 domain-containing protein, producing the protein MTKDILNIMENLNLDKKINLEDIPELDLYMDQVIQLFENKLSVLKRKEEDKVLTKTMINNYAKAKLLMSIKNKKYSKEHLILMSLIYDLKGALSINDIKLTLDNIVKKYENNEEYDLRSLYKTYLDMNSQDVNEFKEYMNDKEENVKNLLSENNINGDFEEKFLLVGSMISMSNMYRRMGEALIDEYFMGDEK